The Anastrepha ludens isolate Willacy chromosome 2, idAnaLude1.1, whole genome shotgun sequence DNA window cgtcacttttgacagttatgatttcgaggttataagagacttcgtttatttaggaaccagcattaacactgaaaacaatgtcagccttgaaatcgtagaatctctcttgctaacaagtgctactttggactaagtaggtaactGAGTAGtcaagtcctctctcgacgaacaaaactaaaattctaacgggctgtcatcatgcccgtcctaacgtatggtgcagaagcttgaacgatgtcaacatccgatgaggccttgcttgaagtgtttgagaaagattctacggcagatttttggaactttggacattggcaacggcgaatatcgcaggcgattgaACGATGTactgtatgagctttgcgaCGACAAAGACATAGTGCAGCCAATAAAGATCCAGTAGCTACGtttgctgggtcatgtcgtctgaatggatacaaaagctccggctttgaaagtattcgatgcggtaccagctggtggtagcagaggaagaggaaggcctcctctgcgttggaaaaatcagatggagaaggacttgacctCCCTTGGTGTTTCCAATTGGCGCTGGTTAGTaagagaaagaaacggctggcgcgctttgttaaactcgcccaaaagaagaagtagaagttgTAGTTGTCATTAATTCGTACCTatcgatttttgttaaaataacaaaagaagctagtatattttttttaaatttttaacgaaagaataattattaaaataaatacaattataaattgaagaaaaaaaagaaaatcaggtTCAAACATATCCATATTTGCTAAGAAGTTTAAGTCAATGTCGTTTTTTTGGTTTGCTATAAAACGAGACTTTCAACCTCAGTTGCTTCTTAAGAGATTACTGAAAATTTCGGTATATTATATTAGGAAAATAATCCAAGCTTGGCTTAGATATTGACATCCCTATTGACAatctatattaaaattttatggcaTCTATAGGAAAAAAAACCGTTTCCTTAAGATTATATGGGAAAGTGGGAAAGGCTCGTCTTCTGAAAACTGCTCTTCTCAAAAACTGTAGAGCGaggttaaattgttaaaaaatatgtttatggtCCTCTGCATCAGCAGCTGAGATTACTTTTGATGGTCATGGTAAGCGGCAGAACTATAGCTACTTAAAGGGTGACGGAGGTATCGAACTATTAATGGAGAAGGGGGAAGAAACGGCTTACCacactgtgttttttttttttgttttttcaaaaccgAAATATCCTGCAGTGATGATTTGCAGCTGAATTTGCGGCGAAGAACCTGAGCCAGCACATTTTATTGATGACACAAAGCTCTTGGAGCCTATAGTGCTGAATAATCCCTAAaagacagtgctgagcactttcgacaaaaatttcaacacatttacaagtattttattagtctctaatacatgcgcattatcagaatagcatatacaacatttttaatggggaaatcaAATATTACATTTGATATTCTTTTCCCCTGTTCGATGTGAATTCTTTCTCTCTTTTTACCAGTAGCAATTTcatataagtgaaaaaaatatctactgTACTTTAAACGCCACGGCAACTCATTTGTATGCTTAAAATGTGGCTGCTCTGAAAAAAGTACTGGTGTGAAATTTagctgtttttattgtatagtaggtatagccgaatgagtagatgcttggctaaaacttgaaaattcgtgagttcgaatctccgtggatCAAACACCGAATTGAtgtgtaaaagttttttaataaatacaaaaaaatattaattttgtatatttctaaataagacattttatgataacgaaaatgaggagttttcGACAccagtgctgattactttttaacgattttaacgaaaatgaggagttttcgtcatcagtgctgattactttttaacaattttaacgaaaatgaggagtttgtGTCATCTGTGCTGATAactttttaacgattttaacgaaaatgaggagtttgtGTCATCTGTGCTGATTACTTTCTGATAATGAAAATGAGGAGTTTGGCGCATCAGTGTTGATtgctttttgataacaaaaatgagAAGTATGATTATTAGTGCTGAGAAGTTTGTGATGAcgacaatgaggagtttagttgtcagcagttatttttttgtaagaatACAAATGATTAGTTGCCTTGcctttagagcatagtagatatatttttcagttataagaaattgctattgataaaaaagagatagaatatcacaccgacaaggcgaaactatcagaacttccCCATGGCTAGAgcaaaaatgtgtagttggatgaggataatgatgatgataatatgagtgctaATATGATAATCAGCTGTCTTGTAGAGCAaacgattaattttttttattttcatatcacTCAGCCAATCCAAAGCAAGCGCTACTATAAAGCAAATTTCCATATATTTTGCTTACTGGGCTCCTTTCCTGAGCCgacatgtatgtacttatatttacacatttatttttcatagataAGGCAAACATTTGGAGCACTTGGCCATATTTATTCTTGTTAAATATTcgtatttgtatattttcttttcagCTTTTGTCCACGTTTGCACAGATTTTTTCGTTAGCCCACGCAAGCTAATGAAATCATATCTATACCACTTAAATGCGCATAAATAAgcttatatatactcgtacatatgtactctTATTGTAGGTGCTTTTTCACATACTCTCGGCATGCGCTGCCACTGCGTACTACCGATGATCACCAGCTTAGTGGCGTATCGACATTTGACAATAACAGTACAAGTGTGTacaacgaaaaagaaaaacatatttagggccataatatttacatttgtgtGCATTAGCATACATCTACATACTCCTCCTTTGATAACTATGCGTATTTATCTGAACTATCTTTCAATTATGCTGCTGGTAATTGCGGAAGACAAACTTTGCCGCCAGTACTAAGGGCTTCACTGGCTTTTATTTCGAGGCACACTGAACTTACATgaaaatgtaatatatgtaagtatgtaagtacgaAAGTATGTTGCTCAATAAAACATGATATGTATATCAATGAGATTTAGTTTGGATGCGTAGGCGAATAACCAAATGGTAAATGCTTATGCAATAATATtaaggacctttttcatggctgtCATGTGGCTGTATCTGCATTTGGAGGAGGTCTACATAatataatggaaaataataggctaaatttaattacatattcAGTGACTGCTTTAATAAGTATTTGTAATTTGAGCAAAGAGACAAAAATctaattacaatataataattctATTCTTAGTGGCAGTACTTATATGGAATAGTTATTTTTCGCAGATGGAAATAGTTGAGAGAATTATTCTACGCACTATTCCCATGGGCGTTAAATATCAAAGAATATGAAGTGATGAACTAGACGAGATTTCTAATCTGTGAAGTTTTGGCAAAGGAGCATCTCGTGGTTGGTtagtagtgaaataaaaaaccaaGTTGAAATGCTATCACGCAAAGCACTAAGAAGCACACGACAGAGATAGTTAGTTggcaaaagttttttatttttatttttttatttacaattgtatttatagttaactataaaatacaaaaaaaagcttATAGCTATGGCTACTGCGGCCTTAAGCTAATATATtgggtgtgtatatatgtgtatgtagggtgttagctaaatttcatttaaggtattacaatattttaaatagtttataaGTTTAATAATGTTCTCTGTAGAATTGTTTAAAAGTAGATCAATAGGTTTTGTGTTGTTTAGTGATTTTCTGTGGTTTGTAAAATGTGTGCAGTcgtctaggatgtgtttgatgtTTGGAGCTGAGGTATTGCATTATTTGCAGATATTTaggtctttttttattaaatattcgtgTGTTAGTCGTGTGTGCCCAAGTCGTagtctaattatttttgttatttccctTCTAGTTATGTTAGTattatgtgtaaatgtgtgttcATTGATTGCTTGCTTCTTTGGGTTAACAAATTTGTAccagcttgttgtttgttcgaaTGTGGAGTGTTgtgtatttttcaatatttgtgttatatgttttttaatatctgtGTGTAGGAGGTTCAGAGACATAGTTAGGGGGCGGTTTTGTGCTTCTTTTGCTGCTAAATCTGCTAGTTCGTTGCCCTTGATTTTAGCGTGTCCTGGTATCCATATgagttcgattttatttttgaattttagtaaGCAGTTTCTTATGTAGTctgtataataattattattgtttatattttttatcatttctaaTGAGGCTAAGGAATCGgaacaaattgcaaattttccaggTGTTTGGCTAGCATATTGTACTGCTTCAAATATGGCTATCGTTTCAAATATGGCTATTGCAGCAAAATTTGTGCTGTAATAAGGTAAAACCTTGCTAATTAATATTCTGTCATTGTATATAACGCTGAAGCTTGTTTGGTTTGCGCTCTTTGAACCGTCTGTGAAGATTagttagaacttttttttttaagtttgttggTTAATTCTGAGaagagtttttgaaatattgttgaaggcgTATTGTCTTTTTTCCAATGGTGGAGTGATGTATCTATGGCATTGAAAGGTAGTTGCCATCCAGGAAATCGGGTGATGGTCTTAGGTTTATAATTGATGGGAATATCTAATTCCAGAGATTTTTCTATTATGCGTTTGAGTGTtgattgaattttgtgttttcgtttagaaattattattttgtgtgtaAGTTTTGAAAGAGTTGACTGGTCATTAACGATTaggtttttgcaaagttttgttgTGGCAAACTCCCTCATTTGTGTTAACGGAGGTATGCCTGTTTCGAACGTCATGTTGCGAATCAGTGTAGTACGGTATGCGCCTAAGGCGGTTCGTATAGCAGAGTTTAGTAATGAGTTGAGTTTGTTGATATTGGACTTAGGTGTGTAGCCAAAAAGGTATAATCCATAGTAAATTTTTGATACAATTAAAGATTTGGTAGCGGCAATGATTGAACTAGTGTTAGCATTCAGTTTTGGGCTTGAAAGGCATTTTATTATGTTCAAACGTTTATTTAATGAGTTGACAAGTTTTGAAATGTGGTCTTCCCATCtatatcttttattaaattcgatacctaatatttttaagttttcggcGTTGTTTATTGTAAAGTTGTTGCATGTGATATTTGGATGACAGTGTTGTTtcctgtatatgtgtatgtgtttactTTTTTCTGTTGAGAGGCTTGCACCTGAGTAATTGCACCAGTTCAAAATATCGTTGTGAATGGCGTTGAGATCTATGTTTGTATTTTcatgtttattcattttttttatgagagtgAAATCGTCTGCGTAAGCCAGAAAGTCTATTTCTTtgtgtaataataaaatgttgctGAGTTTGTGGTATGCTATAAGAAATAGTATGACTGAAATTGGGGATCCTTGGGGTATCCCATTCTGTAGTGGATATGTTTTGGAGAAGAGAGAATCTATtcttatgttaatttttctgtttgtcataaaatttttgatatagtttaatattttaggacCTATTTTCCATTCTAAGAGCTGGTCTAGAATGGTGTGTACTCCGATTTTGTCAAATGCTTTAGTAAAGTCGAGTGAGATGATTGACAAGTGCTTTTTTTGGGATAGGGACGACGTGATCTGATGGTCTAGATATAATATACTAGATAATCAGACACTGATTTACCCTTTCTAAATCCAATTTGCTGGCTATGTAGTAGTTTGTTGCAGGAAACAAACCACCATAGCCGATTAGCTACTACTTTGTCTAATAATTTTGCGCAGACCGGATTCAAGGATATTGGACGGTAGGATTTGATGGAGGATTTATCTTGGTTTGGTTTATGTATAGGGAGGACGAGACTGCTTTTGAACATTTGAGGAATTTGATTGTTTATAATGTTGTTATAAAGACAAAGTAAACGGGTTTTCATGGCCGCCGGTAAGTTTTTTATCATGGGGTAAGAAATTCTATCAGTACCTGGGGTGCGACCCTTAAGTTTTGACAAAGCTATAGAGAGTTCTATTGGAGTTATATCGCTTTCTATTTGGAGCGCAGTTTTGCTTGGGGTTAAGCTGTTAATCGGTTTTAAGGAGGAGTATTTGTGGTCTAAAAATGATCGTGTAAAGTTGGTGTCGCTGGCTTCATTTGACCAGTATTTTCCAAATGAGTTGGCTATTGTAAGTTTATTGGTTGTGGTAGTTTGAATTGGATCTTGTAGGGCTAAACTGTGTATCGGAAGGTATGGTTTTAAGCCGCATAATCGACGTATAGTGTGCCATAACTGTCCAGTGGGTGTATGGGGTGAATGTGGCTTGTAAACTTATGCATTGCCTTGTTTTTGGATAATTTAAGTTCCCTTTTAAATAGAGCATTTGCTCTTTTGTAGTTTATTATGCTTTCAGTTGTTATGTGTCTTTTTACTTTATTCCAAAAGCGATTTCTATCTTTCTTCAATCTTTCGAGTTCTTTGTTCCACCAAGGTGTACATTTTTTCGTATTGTAATTCGTTTGAGGGATTGCTTCATTTGCGCTTTGGAGTATGATTTTGTGTAGCGTGGCCGcttctttatttgtattattgctGTGTGGTTTAGCTTGACATAGTATATTCGCTAGGGTGCTGAATTTTTCCCAATTAGCTTTATTAAGGTTAAACCTGGGTCTGATATTTATTGTGGTGTTTGATTGGTTGTTAAAGATGGTTGTGGTTATTGGGAAGTGGTCGCTGCCAAAAAGGCAGGATTCTACTTGCCAATTACTTTGCAGGGCTATGGAAGGTGAAGCTCTGCTGTTGCTTTTGGGGGATCCCCAGTTTGGATGCCAACTATTAAAGTCACCGGTAATTAAAATTGGTGGTTGCAAGCTgtcaaatatatcttgaaggttTTTGGTATTGAAGTTTTTGTTTGGTGAAAGGTAGATGGAACTAATTGTAAATTTGAGTACGGACTGTATTTGTATACTAACTATATCAAAAGTGTTAGTAGTgtggtttattattttatgctgtATGGATTTATGTATAAGAATAGCAGATCCTCCAAATGAGTTGCATGGGTTTGTGGAtgtgtatatattataattaataggCGTTGGCATTGGTATCGAGTTTTGGATGTGTGTCTCTTGCAGGGTAATTACGTGTGGTCTGATTTGTGCTAGTAATATTTGTAGTTCGTTGTAGCTATTTTGGTATCCTCGTATGTTCCATTGTATGATTTTTAGTGAGGGCGTCATATATCAGTAGAATAGATAAGTgttcgtgtttttgttttgaattaactaaattaagatttaataagtatttatataaggTGTAAGTAAGTTAAGAataagtatatataagtatatatagttCGATTTTTAGGAGTATTAGGATAATTAACGTTTTGGCTAGTTGTAGTGTTAGTTgggttacttttttttgttaagtttttttatctGTGATTGTAGTCGTTTCGATGTATTTTTTGGTAGGATTTTTATCTTCTGCTTTGATGTAGATGTGGATTCTAAGCTGTCATCTGTCTCTGATTCGCTCATAACATCTGAATATTGCATGATTTGTCTTTCCATGCTATTTTCAGTGAGAGAATTGGTAGTTGGTGTGGTTGGCTTTGTTGGTGGTTTTGTTTGCTGCACTGCGAGTGGGTGATTAAAGTGTGGTGAGTTTTGATGTTCTGATTGTGAGTTGagtgttgtttgtttagaagtaTGTTGACTGGTGACTTCTGCAAATGTATAGTTGTTGTGTGGATGTCGTTCTTTGTAAATAGCTCGTGCAGTTTTGTTGTCGACTTGTGAGGTGATCTTAATTGTTTGGATTTCTTTCTCCCGTATGAATATGGGACATTTTTTGTCGAGAGTGGTGTGATTAGTACATGTTAGTCCGTTCGCATCGCAATTGCCGCATTTCGTAGGACTATTACATTTCTCTTGGTTTTCGTCGTTAACATGGTAATTGCTTGCACAGTTATGGCAGGACTTTGGACTTTTGCAGAATTTTGCTACgtgattaaatttaaaacaatttttgcatCGCATTGGTGGGGGGATGTATGGGCGAactgttgttttaatataaccGATGTGTATTTTCGTTGGCAATGTTGTTGgggcaaatgttaatataattaatcCTGTTTCAATCAGGTCATTGTTcacttttttgagaatttttttcaccTCGCATACATTTTGGGGTTTTAGTTCATCGAGGATTTCACTTTCGGGTATTGATCTTAGTTCGTTACAATATATTACGCCTTTCGAATAATTAAGAGTCTTGTGTGGTGTAATCTCAACTATGATTGTGTTTGAAAGCGCTGTTAGTGTCGTTAATTTGTTCGCTTGTGAGCCGTTTTtggttttgatcaaaatttggccgctaataatttttttgcaatattcaacTTCGCCGCAAGTTGAGTTGAttgctttttgaatcaaaaAAGGTGATACATTCTTTAAATTGTCTGAGTTATTGGGTCTGGACATGAGTAGGTATACCGGTTCGTTCGATGTAAAGTTTGATTGCTTTGTTTTGTCCCATTTGAGTGCAGGTAAATTGGGAGGTAAATTTACTTTATTGTCCGGTGGTTTATTCATTTTGAGTGAGGGATAAGAAGGTAATTCCTATTACACAAATTGAAAATTCACTTGTTCAATGttattagtattatatatatatataatatatatatatgtatatttaaagcgTGTTAATGCTCTAGTTGTTAAAttaattatcataattttttttttttcttttttttttttttttttttactataagaCTTTGCGCGTTTTGCTTTAATATCGATTTTCGCGAAAATACGTTCGTATGCTTGGGGCAGTAGTTTGCGACGAGCAAAAGTTATATTCCTGTTTCTCAAATCCTTGTAAATTTGTtcgaaatgtaataaaaattaaatagaaataattggacttgaaatatttattacctAACGACTCTTCGCCATTCTCAATTTTCGCGAAATGGtatcattaaaacaaaaaaacaaatcgttttGCAGCCCTAACATCATAACCTCAAATAAAacattaggtgcgcaactaagttcccgctgtttgtccaTAGATGCCCACAGCAGTGTGCGCTAATAGATTCTAAAataacctaaacatcataaaccaagcttagacatatcgtcaacaaactgcttcgacacattagttttttttttggtatcaaatacttttggttttgtgaaaatgtctgtttttttgccgaataatcgtcatttgcgggaagtgtagATTTTCCTTTTTCAGTCGAAAAAAGCGgcagctgaagcgcatcgagagctacaaaaagtttatggagatgctgtcTTAAGTGACACAAcctgccgagattggttccgtcgcttcaaagacggtgattttgatgatgacgaccgtccgcgtgaaggaaggccaaaaaccttcgaagacgctgaagtggaggcattgctcaatgaggatccgtgtcaaacccaagaagagcttgcttcagtattaggagtaaTCCGCCATTCCATTTCCAAgagattgcatgctttgggaatgattcagaaacaggggacttggattcctgatgagttaaaaccaagggatgtggAACGTTGtcttttcgcctgtgaacaactgcaaAAACGGAAGGGTTTTCATcgtcgcatcgtgacgggtgatgaaaaatggattcgatACAGCAATCCAAGGAAAAGAAagagactgcccggtcatgtttctacgtcgtcgcctcggccgaaaaTTTGCgctgcgattgagccgagcactgcgcgagaaccGGCcccaatacgcggagaggcatgaaaaggcacgctcggcctcacgttgccacgCCCGTTAAAACCTATATGGAAACAccgaaatgggaaatcctaccccacccgccatgttctccagatattgcgccgcccgattatcacctgttggGATCGATGGGACTTGgtccagcagttccattcatataaaGACatgaaaaatggcttgatccgtggatagcctcaaaaaaaGAGCAGTTTTACCGCGAGGGTATACGAGATCCAGCAGAAAGatgagaaaaagtagtagccagcgatgggcaatattttcaatgattcacttgtatccattttttcagaataaagtcgtattttcataaaaaaacagcgagaacttagttgcgcacctaataactaaaattataaaaataaaattataaattaataattagccTACTCAAACAGCTTTAGGCagttaataaatcctaaaactgctgtaggcttaatttccaccaggaggtttggatctataTCCCCCTTTCCaaggtaatttagtctgcgtcgtgctactgctgggcagtcgcatagaacaTATTCTGCCGTTTCTTGTGCCCCTTTGCAGGGTCTACAAGAATCGTTTTCTATCACActtatctttttcatgtgataattaagtttacagtggCCTGTTAGTTTTTTTccccccttgttcactcctctcgggaacaTAGGGCtttgacaagactcagtcttgcgttgggtACGCTAATCTAACTATTTTTGaattctgacagggtaggtgattagcctgccgctaccggTTGTccgtagtgggaatgcccacctgtcgttgcttaggaaaaaCGCCTTCAAACTatttagagcgccatctgtgtttcacatttttctggcagaaggatcgcccATGTGGTTGAAGCTTCGCTATGGTGTTGTGTCTGCGCTCTTACCGCGACTGCCCGCTTCCCCTTGCtcgcgccactgatgcaatgtgtaactggcttgttttttgtttttcgttgttTTGTGCTTGCATTAGCAgccaaaatgtaaataatatgcagaGTAATGCGCGAGAGTAAGAATGGAAAGGATACGTTTTTGGGATTGAGTAATGGTATTggaggaacttttttttttagaaacaggtaGATAAGTTTACAAAAGTGCAAGGACCGTACTTTACGTCGGGTTCGAACCCACGACCTCTGTGGGTGcatttacgctagactaccgaggcctgttagtagttcagtgtaaatGTTATGACCTTTCTGCTTAGATTCTATGAGTCTTTTCGTTTGCTGTAATCGATTAGATCTCGTTGTTTCTGCGCACGCAGAAATACACTTTTAAAGCTGTTATTTGccccgcagaaaggttcaggacctatGAAGGGAGTATTTGCtccctttttcgctaaagtgtccgcaatttcattctcttcgtgcccctcatgtcccggaacccacacCAAGGTAACagagtttcttgatgctagagtgttgaggattttaaaacattacCAGACCCaccttgattggaatgagaagctatccagcgattttagagctgcttgagtGTCcgtctatctctgtctctatttttccccatctctttctctgatacttttctccttcccttcttgactatctaccgCCTTTCCAGAggtttaaatacaatgggctttttagcctgagtgttttaggagccaccaagaGATGTTGATGATATAGAAAGAAGCGGATTGTTGTGGCACGCTTTCTATGGAAAACATCTTCAAGATTTACCACAGATCAGACAAGTGATCTTTTAACAAGACTGCACAAAGCTAGAAACGCATTTGCTGTCTAAACAAATCAGCAATCAAAGTGCATATCAAACTTTGAATCCTCAATTCAAATATTAAGTATGTTCTTCTCTCCATACACAACGCAAGGGAGGCACGGAGATTAGCAGATAAACACTACACTTCAATCCTGGAATCCGGAACCGA harbors:
- the LOC128855770 gene encoding uncharacterized protein LOC128855770, translating into MNKPPDNKVNLPPNLPALKWDKTKQSNFTSNEPVYLLMSRPNNSDNLKNVSPFLIQKAINSTCGEVEYCKKIISGQILIKTKNGSQANKLTTLTALSNTIIVEITPHKTLNYSKGVIYCNELRSIPESEILDELKPQNVCEVKKILKKVNNDLIETGLIILTFAPTTLPTKIHIGYIKTTVRPYIPPPMRCKNCFKFNHVAKFCKSPKSCHNCASNYHVNDENQEKCNSPTKCGNCDANGLTCTNHTTLDKKCPIFIREKEIQTIKITSQVDNKTARAIYKERHPHNNYTFAEVTSQHTSKQTTLNSQSEHQNSPHFNHPLAVQQTKPPTKPTTPTTNSLTENSMERQIMQYSDVMSESETDDSLESTSTSKQKIKILPKNTSKRLQSQIKKLNKKK